The following coding sequences are from one Clarias gariepinus isolate MV-2021 ecotype Netherlands chromosome 19, CGAR_prim_01v2, whole genome shotgun sequence window:
- the LOC128507241 gene encoding odorant receptor 131-2-like: MANMSSTLTGVDMQTMSCAFTGDKILRVFLVVSTQFLFIFVNSMMLFTLHTRAIFRETPRYILFAHMLLNDTIQLVIALVLYLFSVFYIVVVRAACAFIVLLSASTFVNAPLNLAVMSLERYTAICFPLRHSELATPVRAIVAVALVWVLGITDVLTDVCALFLLAEPSYYLSPSLCSIGQLMVVPWQQSRSVTFKILLFVTVAIVLLYTYVAILLQARAASTDTSSAHKALRTVVLHAFQLLLSLMSLLYESIDFLLARLPLTVNAHLRFLNYYLVLVMPRCLSSMIYGLRDKTFRTLFKQNFLYCGKNKVEPLKAFTKH, translated from the coding sequence ATGGCTAATATGTCCAGTACTTTGACAGGTGTTGATATGCAGACCATGAGTTGTGCTTTTACAGGTGATAAAATCCTTAGGGTGTTTTTGGTGGTGTCTACACAgttccttttcatttttgttaatagCATGATGCTATTTACACTGCACACCAGGGCCATCTTCCGTGAGACACCACGTTACATCCTGTTTGCTCACATGCTTTTAAATGACACCATTCAACTGGTGATTGCCTTAGTGCTCTActtgttcagtgtgttttaCATTGTAGTGGTGCGTGCAGCTTGTGCCTTCATCGTGCTGCTGTCCGCATCAACGTTTGTCAACGCGCCACTAAATCTAGCTGTCATGTCCTTGGAGAGGTACACAGCCATCTGCTTTCCTTTGAGGCACAGCGAGTTGGCTACACCAGTGCGAGCAATTGTGGCTGTAGCTCTGGTGTGGGTTTTGGGCATTACTGATGTGCTAACTGATGTGTGTGCTCTCTTCCTCCTCGCAGAGCCATCCTACTACTTGTCTCCATCACTGTGTTCCATCGGGCAGCTCATGGTGGTACCATGGCAGCAAAGCAGGAGTGTAACATTCAAAATTTTGCTCTTTGTCACTGTGGCCATTGTGCTCCTCTACACATATGTGGCAATCCTGCTGCAGGCACGTGCTGCCTCCACTGACACCTCTTCTGCCCATAAGGCTTTGCGTACTGTGGTACTGCATGCATTTCAGCTTTTGCTCTCCCTCATGTCCTTGCTTTATGAGTCTATAGATTTTCTTCTTGCACGCTTGCCACTCACTGTAAATGCACATCTACGTTTCCTCAACTATTATTTAGTACTGGTCATGCCTCGCTGTCTGAGTTCGATGATTTATGGCCTGAGAGACAAAACCTTCAGGACACTGTTCAAACAGAACTTCCTCTACTGTGGAAAAAACAAAGTTGAGCCTCTAAAGGCATttacaaaacattaa